In one window of Pseudomonas putida DNA:
- the tssF gene encoding type VI secretion system baseplate subunit TssF, with protein MNPRLLDLYNQELRHIRESAAEFSREYPKIAGRLTLSGIDCADPYVERLLEGFAYLTARVQLKLDAEYPTFTHNLLEIAYPHYLAPTPSMTVVQLQTDPDEGSLSAGFPLPRGSVLRANLGRDSQTPCEFRSTQDVTLWPLQVARAEYFGNPGTVLGRLAASEPKARAALRLTLRSGAEIPFSSLPLTHLPLYLNGADETPYRLYEQLLGNACAVFARQPGADWVERIPLEHALRPCGFDDSEAALPVVPQAFQGYRLLQEYFALPQRFLFVDFAGLERAVKRCNGQELELLVLFERFDSALESSVGAERLVPFCTPAINLFPRRVDRIHLTDKVNEHHVIADRTRPTDFEIHSLQRVTGHGTGADQEFLPFYAVRDPSRYGRDQAYYIVRREQRVLSSEQRRNGTRSSYMGSETFISLVDGQQAPHRHDLRQLGISALCSNRDLPLFMSVGDGRSDFSLADSAPVSAVRCLAGPSRPKASHAHDNRAWRLISQLSLNYLSLAEQGQGAAALRELLRLYGDSQDSALHLQIDGLREVSSKPCTRRLPMPGPIVFGRGLEITLEFDENAFRGTGVFLLGAVFERFLTRYVSINSFTETVLRTSERGEIMRWKAKPGRRPTL; from the coding sequence ATGAACCCGCGCCTGCTCGATCTGTACAACCAGGAGCTGCGGCACATCCGCGAAAGCGCGGCGGAGTTCTCCCGCGAGTACCCGAAGATCGCTGGGCGCCTGACCTTGTCCGGCATCGACTGTGCCGACCCGTACGTCGAGCGCCTGCTCGAAGGTTTCGCCTATCTCACCGCGCGCGTGCAGCTCAAGCTCGACGCCGAGTACCCGACCTTCACCCACAACCTGCTGGAAATCGCCTACCCGCACTACCTGGCGCCGACGCCCTCGATGACCGTGGTGCAGCTGCAGACCGATCCTGACGAAGGTTCGCTCAGCGCAGGTTTCCCGCTGCCACGCGGCAGCGTATTGCGCGCCAACCTTGGCCGCGACTCGCAGACCCCATGCGAGTTTCGCAGCACCCAGGACGTCACCCTGTGGCCGCTGCAGGTGGCCCGCGCCGAATATTTCGGCAACCCTGGCACCGTGCTCGGCCGCCTCGCCGCCAGCGAACCCAAGGCCCGCGCCGCATTGCGGCTGACACTGCGCAGCGGTGCCGAGATCCCGTTCTCGAGCCTGCCGCTGACGCACCTGCCGCTGTACCTCAACGGTGCCGACGAAACGCCCTACCGTCTCTACGAACAACTGCTGGGCAACGCCTGTGCAGTGTTCGCCCGCCAGCCCGGCGCTGATTGGGTCGAGCGCATCCCGCTGGAGCACGCCCTGCGCCCCTGCGGTTTCGATGACAGCGAAGCGGCGTTGCCGGTGGTGCCGCAGGCGTTCCAGGGCTACCGACTGCTGCAGGAATACTTTGCCCTGCCACAACGTTTTCTGTTCGTCGATTTCGCGGGCCTGGAACGGGCAGTCAAGCGCTGCAACGGCCAGGAGCTGGAGCTGCTGGTGCTGTTCGAGCGTTTCGACTCGGCGCTGGAAAGCAGCGTCGGCGCCGAGCGCCTGGTGCCCTTCTGTACCCCGGCGATCAACCTGTTCCCCCGCCGCGTCGACCGCATCCACCTGACCGACAAGGTCAACGAACACCATGTGATCGCCGACCGCACCCGCCCCACCGACTTCGAGATCCACTCGCTGCAGCGCGTCACCGGTCACGGCACCGGTGCAGACCAGGAGTTCCTGCCCTTCTACGCCGTGCGTGACCCCTCGCGCTATGGCCGCGATCAGGCCTACTACATCGTGCGCCGCGAGCAGCGAGTGCTGTCGAGCGAACAGCGGCGCAACGGCACGCGCTCAAGCTACATGGGCAGCGAAACCTTCATCAGCCTGGTCGATGGCCAACAAGCGCCACACCGCCACGACCTGCGCCAGCTGGGCATCAGCGCGCTGTGCAGCAACCGCGACCTGCCGCTGTTCATGAGCGTGGGCGATGGGCGCAGCGACTTCAGCCTCGCCGACAGCGCGCCCGTGTCTGCCGTGCGCTGCCTGGCCGGCCCCAGCCGACCCAAAGCCAGCCATGCCCATGACAACCGCGCCTGGCGCCTGATCAGCCAACTGTCGCTGAACTACCTGTCGCTGGCCGAGCAAGGCCAGGGTGCCGCCGCCCTGCGCGAGCTACTGCGCCTGTACGGCGACAGCCAGGACAGCGCACTGCACCTGCAGATCGACGGCCTGCGCGAGGTCAGCAGCAAGCCCTGCACCCGGCGCCTGCCGATGCCCGGCCCGATCGTTTTTGGCCGTGGCCTGGAAATTACCCTGGAATTCGACGAGAACGCCTTCCGCGGCACCGGCGTCTTCCTGCTCGGCGCGGTGTTCGAACGCTTCCTGACCCGCTACGTGTCCATCAACAGCTTCACCGAAACCGTGCTGCGCACCAGCGAGCGCGGCGAGATCATGCGATGGAAAGCCAAGCCCGGACGCAGGCCGACCCTGTGA
- a CDS encoding type VI secretion system Vgr family protein yields MLFTQLTRLAQINSPLGPNVLILSEMGGSEELGRLFDYELQLTSDDPAIDLNQLLGKPMSLSLQLSGMASRHFHGIVARCSQSVDRGQFASYRVTLRPWLWLLTRTSDCRIFQHLSAPQIIKQVFRDLGFSDFEDALSRSYREREYCVQYRETSFDFVSRLMEEEGIYYFFRHEEARHVLVLADAYGAHQKAPGYESVPFYPPDGQHRERDHINDWHLAQEVQSGSMELNDYDFQRPSARIDVRSAMPRPHQAGDYPLYDYPGAYEQTQDGEHYARTRLESLQSLHERVELRGNARGLGSGHLFSLSGFSRQDQNREYLIVAARYYVVQERLETGGGSGSAQFESNLSCIDAQQSYRPVSSTLRPLVKGPQTAVVVGPAGEEIWTDQYGRVKVHFHWDRHDQSNENSSCWIRVSQAWAGKNWGSMQIPRIGQEVIVSFLEGDPDRPIITGRVYNAEQAVPYDLPGNATQSGMKSRSSKGGSPANFNEIRMEDKRGQEQLYVHAERNMDTVVEQNETLSVGASRVQTVGMLETITIGQDRIRAVRRDDMLMVGASKTDSVSTSYLIEVGENLRLVCGKSVIELNASGQINISCEQFSFHASKDGEINTDGTLDLNVGSGAQTAPDKQGVKKTIDDAVKALFPNTGK; encoded by the coding sequence ATGCTGTTCACGCAACTGACGCGCCTGGCGCAGATCAACAGCCCCCTGGGGCCGAACGTGCTGATCCTCAGCGAGATGGGCGGCAGCGAGGAGCTCGGCCGCCTGTTCGACTATGAGCTGCAGCTGACCAGCGACGATCCGGCCATCGACCTCAACCAGCTGCTGGGCAAACCCATGAGCCTGTCGCTGCAATTGAGCGGCATGGCTTCGCGTCACTTCCACGGCATCGTCGCGCGCTGCAGCCAGTCGGTCGATCGCGGACAGTTCGCCAGCTACCGCGTCACCCTGCGGCCTTGGCTGTGGCTGCTGACGCGCACCAGCGATTGCCGGATCTTCCAGCACCTGAGTGCACCGCAGATCATCAAGCAGGTATTCCGCGACCTGGGCTTTTCGGACTTCGAGGATGCCCTGAGCCGCAGCTATCGCGAGCGCGAGTACTGCGTGCAATACCGCGAGACCAGCTTCGACTTCGTCAGCCGGCTGATGGAAGAAGAAGGCATCTACTACTTCTTCCGCCATGAGGAGGCGCGTCACGTCCTGGTGCTGGCCGACGCCTATGGCGCACACCAGAAGGCGCCGGGCTACGAGTCGGTGCCGTTCTATCCGCCCGACGGCCAGCACCGAGAGCGCGACCACATCAACGACTGGCACCTGGCGCAAGAGGTGCAGTCCGGCTCGATGGAGCTCAACGACTACGACTTCCAGCGGCCCAGCGCGCGCATCGATGTGCGCTCGGCCATGCCACGCCCGCACCAGGCCGGCGACTACCCGCTGTACGACTACCCAGGCGCCTATGAGCAGACCCAGGATGGCGAGCACTATGCGCGCACCCGTCTCGAGTCGCTGCAGAGCCTGCATGAACGCGTGGAGCTGCGCGGCAATGCCCGTGGTCTTGGCAGTGGTCACCTGTTCAGCCTCAGCGGCTTCTCCCGCCAGGATCAGAACCGCGAGTACCTGATCGTCGCCGCCCGCTACTACGTAGTACAGGAGCGCCTGGAAACCGGCGGCGGCAGCGGCTCGGCGCAGTTCGAGAGCAACCTGAGCTGCATCGACGCCCAGCAGAGCTACCGGCCGGTATCGAGCACCCTGCGCCCGCTGGTCAAGGGCCCGCAGACTGCCGTGGTGGTTGGCCCGGCCGGCGAGGAGATCTGGACCGACCAGTACGGTCGGGTGAAGGTGCACTTCCACTGGGACCGCCACGACCAGTCCAACGAGAACAGCTCGTGCTGGATCCGCGTATCCCAGGCCTGGGCCGGGAAGAACTGGGGCTCGATGCAGATCCCGCGGATCGGCCAGGAAGTGATCGTCAGCTTCCTCGAAGGCGACCCCGACCGGCCGATCATCACTGGCCGGGTGTACAACGCCGAGCAGGCCGTGCCCTACGATCTGCCCGGCAACGCCACCCAGAGCGGCATGAAGAGCCGCTCGAGCAAAGGCGGCAGCCCGGCCAACTTCAACGAGATCCGTATGGAAGACAAGCGCGGGCAGGAGCAGTTGTATGTGCATGCCGAGCGCAACATGGACACGGTGGTGGAGCAGAATGAGACGTTGTCGGTGGGCGCCAGTCGAGTGCAGACCGTCGGCATGCTGGAAACCATCACCATCGGCCAAGACCGCATCCGGGCGGTGCGCCGTGACGACATGCTGATGGTCGGGGCGAGCAAGACCGACAGCGTCAGCACCAGCTACCTGATCGAAGTCGGCGAGAACCTGCGCCTGGTCTGCGGCAAGAGCGTGATCGAGCTCAACGCCAGCGGCCAGATCAACATCAGTTGCGAGCAGTTCAGCTTTCACGCCAGCAAGGATGGGGAAATCAACACGGACGGCACCCTCGACCTGAACGTCGGAAGCGGCGCACAGACTGCGCCGGACAAACAAGGGGTGAAGAAGACCATCGATGACGCGGTGAAAGCGCTTTTCCCGAATACAGGCAAGTAA
- the tssE gene encoding type VI secretion system baseplate subunit TssE produces MVADIAARDRLQPSLLDRLTDDDPGNPQEAPDKRVLSLQQLKASVLRDLAWLLNTTSLLDSTSTLNTPAGNSVVNYGLPALAGNCASNIDLLALERIIHQAISTYEPRILAHTLKVRAMVAPGEMNANALSFEIEGDLWAQPAALPLLLQTDLDLESGQVHVAPAERRRRA; encoded by the coding sequence GTGGTAGCCGACATCGCCGCCCGTGACCGCCTGCAACCCTCGCTGCTGGATCGTCTGACCGACGATGATCCCGGCAACCCGCAGGAAGCCCCGGACAAGCGCGTGCTGTCGCTGCAGCAGCTCAAGGCATCGGTACTGCGCGACCTGGCCTGGCTGCTCAACACCACGTCGCTGCTCGACAGCACCAGCACCTTGAACACTCCCGCAGGCAACTCGGTGGTCAACTACGGCCTGCCCGCCCTGGCCGGCAACTGCGCCTCGAACATCGATCTGCTGGCCCTGGAGCGCATCATCCACCAGGCCATTTCCACCTACGAACCGCGCATCCTGGCCCACACCCTCAAGGTGCGCGCCATGGTCGCCCCCGGCGAGATGAACGCCAACGCCCTGAGCTTCGAGATCGAAGGTGATCTCTGGGCCCAGCCTGCGGCGCTGCCACTACTGTTGCAGACCGACCTGGACCTGGAGTCCGGACAAGTGCACGTAGCCCCCGCCGAACGCAGGAGACGCGCATGA
- a CDS encoding DcrB-related protein, with product MSYRLNEFRLVLPDADVRDTSINILRFEALGTSLIVSRSLLAEGETLQSNFDGQLQRLQQQVKDLQFQPAQALRVGTAQDIDAIELSSQFSKGQEKVYQYQLALVLPGTRKMFALSYVKPTPLGAAEAAHWARLKQSLEFDNLG from the coding sequence ATGAGCTACCGCCTCAACGAATTCCGTCTGGTCCTGCCCGACGCCGACGTACGCGATACCAGCATCAATATCCTGCGCTTCGAAGCCCTGGGCACTTCGCTGATCGTCAGCCGCAGCCTACTCGCCGAAGGCGAGACCCTGCAGAGCAACTTCGATGGCCAGTTGCAGCGCCTGCAACAACAGGTCAAGGACCTGCAATTTCAGCCGGCCCAGGCGCTTCGGGTAGGCACAGCGCAGGACATCGACGCTATCGAGTTGAGCAGTCAGTTCAGCAAGGGCCAGGAGAAGGTCTACCAGTATCAGCTCGCCCTGGTATTGCCCGGCACACGCAAGATGTTCGCGCTGAGCTACGTCAAGCCCACGCCGCTGGGGGCAGCGGAAGCGGCGCACTGGGCACGTCTGAAGCAGTCACTCGAATTCGACAACCTCGGTTGA
- the tssC gene encoding type VI secretion system contractile sheath large subunit yields MTDPLRDTQAQPATTEQASEFANLLLQEFKPKTERAKEAVESAVRTLAEQALAQTNLVSNDAIGSIEQIIAAIDAKLTAQVNQIIHHDDFQQLESAWRGLHYLVNNTESDEQLKIRVLNISKTDLHKTLKKFKGTAWDQSPVFKKLYEEEYGQFGGEPYGCLVGDYYFDQSPPDVELLGEMSKVCASMHAPFIAAASPTVMGMGSWQELSNPRDLTKIFTTPEYAGWRSLRESEDSRYIGLTMPRFLARLPYGAKTDPVEAFAFEEDTDGADSSKYTWANAAYAMAVNINRSFKHYGWCSRIRGVESGGEVQDLPAHTFPTDDGGVDMKCPTEIAISDRREAELAKNGFMPLLHKKNTDFAAFIGAQSLQKPAEYDDPDATANANLAARLPYLFATCRFAHYLKCIVRDKIGSFKEKDEMQRWLQDWILNYVDGDPAHSSETTKAQHPLAAAEVVVEEVEGNPGYYNSRFYLRPHYQLEGLTVSLRLVSKLPSAKGA; encoded by the coding sequence ATGACCGATCCGTTGCGCGATACCCAGGCCCAGCCGGCCACCACCGAGCAGGCCAGCGAATTCGCCAACCTGCTGCTGCAGGAATTCAAACCCAAGACCGAGCGTGCCAAGGAAGCCGTCGAAAGCGCCGTGCGCACCCTGGCCGAACAGGCCCTGGCGCAGACCAACCTGGTCTCCAACGATGCCATCGGTTCGATCGAACAGATCATCGCCGCCATCGACGCCAAGCTCACCGCGCAGGTCAACCAGATCATCCACCACGATGACTTCCAGCAGCTGGAAAGTGCCTGGCGCGGCCTGCACTACCTGGTCAACAACACCGAGAGCGACGAGCAGCTGAAGATCCGCGTGCTCAACATCTCCAAGACCGACCTGCACAAGACCCTGAAGAAATTCAAGGGCACCGCCTGGGACCAGAGCCCGGTGTTCAAGAAGCTCTACGAAGAGGAATACGGTCAGTTCGGCGGCGAGCCCTATGGCTGCCTGGTGGGCGACTACTACTTCGATCAGTCGCCGCCCGATGTCGAGTTGCTGGGCGAGATGTCCAAGGTCTGTGCGTCGATGCATGCGCCGTTCATCGCCGCTGCATCGCCAACGGTGATGGGCATGGGCTCGTGGCAGGAGCTGTCCAATCCGCGTGACCTGACCAAGATCTTCACCACTCCGGAGTACGCCGGCTGGCGTTCGCTGCGCGAATCGGAAGACTCGCGCTACATCGGCCTGACCATGCCACGCTTCCTGGCCCGCCTGCCCTATGGCGCCAAGACCGACCCGGTCGAGGCCTTCGCCTTCGAGGAAGATACCGACGGCGCCGACAGCAGCAAGTACACCTGGGCCAACGCCGCCTACGCCATGGCGGTCAACATCAACCGCTCGTTCAAGCACTACGGCTGGTGCTCGCGCATCCGCGGCGTCGAATCGGGCGGTGAAGTGCAGGATCTGCCGGCGCACACCTTCCCCACCGACGACGGTGGCGTGGACATGAAGTGCCCGACAGAAATCGCCATTTCCGACCGCCGCGAGGCGGAGCTGGCCAAGAACGGCTTCATGCCACTGCTGCACAAGAAGAACACCGACTTCGCCGCCTTCATCGGCGCGCAGTCCTTGCAGAAGCCGGCCGAGTACGACGACCCGGACGCCACCGCCAACGCCAACCTGGCTGCCCGCCTGCCGTACCTGTTCGCCACCTGCCGCTTCGCCCATTACCTGAAGTGCATCGTTCGCGACAAGATCGGCTCGTTCAAGGAAAAGGACGAGATGCAGCGCTGGCTGCAAGACTGGATCCTGAACTACGTCGACGGCGACCCGGCGCACTCCAGCGAAACCACCAAGGCACAGCACCCGTTGGCGGCGGCTGAAGTGGTGGTGGAAGAAGTCGAGGGCAACCCTGGCTACTACAACTCGCGCTTCTACCTGCGCCCGCACTACCAGCTCGAAGGGCTGACCGTGTCGCTGCGTCTGGTCTCGAAGCTGCCTTCGGCCAAAGGCGCCTGA
- the tssH gene encoding type VI secretion system ATPase TssH encodes MGEISRAALFGKLNSVAYKAIEAATVFCKLRGNPYVELVHWLHQLLQLQDSDLHRIVRQFNVEPARLARDLTDALDRLPRGSTSITDLSSQVEEAVERGWVYGSLMFGESQVRTGYLLVGILKTPSLRNALLGLSSEFAKLKVEALSERFDEYVGDSPENNLAASDGFTAAAPGEASGAVAPAAMGKQEALKRFTVDLTEQARSGKLDPIVGRDEEIRQLVDILMRRRQNNPILTGEAGVGKTAVVEGFALRIVAGDVPPALKDVELRSLDVGLLQAGASMKGEFEQRLRQVIEDVQASPKPIILFIDEAHTLVGAGGAAGTGDAANLLKPALARGSLRTVAATTWAEYKKHIEKDPALTRRFQVVQVDEPSEPKALLMMRGVASTMEKHHQVQILDEALEAAVKLSHRYIPARQLPDKSVSLLDTACARVAISLHAVPAEVDDSRRRIEALEVELQIIAREAAIGVATEQRQTQADTLLTEERQRLLELEGRWAEEKTLVDELLATRAQLREQVGVVDQEVDAQGSHELRERLVDLQQRLSALQGESPLILPTVDYQAVASVVADWTGIPVGRMARNEIETVLNLDSHLGKRIIGQDHALKMIAKRIQTSRAGLDNPNKPIGVFMLAGTSGVGKTETALALAEAMYGGEQNLITINMSEFQEAHTVSTLKGAPPGYVGYGEGGVLTEAVRRRPYSVVLLDEVEKAHPDVHEIFFQVFDKGVMEDGEGRQIDFRNTLILLTTNAGTELIADICKDPQTLPEPDAVATLLRKPLLEIFPPALLGRLVTIPYYPLSDAMLKAITRLQLERIRKRVEATHKVGFAYDDAVVDLIVSRCTETESGGRMIDAILTNGLLPDMSREFLTRLLEGKPLASVSIGARDNELHYDFSAA; translated from the coding sequence ATGGGTGAAATCAGCCGCGCCGCGCTGTTCGGCAAACTCAACAGCGTCGCCTACAAGGCCATCGAAGCCGCCACGGTGTTCTGCAAGCTGCGCGGCAACCCCTACGTGGAGCTGGTGCACTGGTTGCACCAGTTGCTGCAATTGCAGGACAGCGACCTGCACCGTATCGTGCGCCAGTTCAACGTCGAGCCGGCGCGCCTGGCCCGCGACCTGACCGATGCCCTCGACCGCCTGCCGCGGGGCTCGACCTCGATCACCGACCTGTCCTCGCAGGTCGAAGAGGCAGTGGAACGCGGTTGGGTCTACGGCAGCCTGATGTTCGGCGAGAGCCAGGTGCGCACCGGCTACCTGCTGGTCGGCATCCTCAAGACCCCGAGCCTGCGCAATGCCCTGCTGGGTCTGTCGAGCGAGTTCGCCAAGCTCAAGGTCGAGGCCCTGAGTGAACGTTTCGACGAGTACGTCGGCGACTCCCCCGAGAACAATCTGGCCGCCAGCGACGGCTTCACTGCGGCAGCCCCGGGCGAAGCCAGCGGCGCCGTGGCCCCCGCGGCGATGGGCAAGCAGGAAGCACTCAAGCGCTTCACCGTCGACCTGACCGAACAGGCGCGCAGTGGCAAGCTCGACCCGATCGTGGGCCGCGACGAGGAGATCCGCCAACTGGTCGACATCCTCATGCGTCGCCGCCAGAACAACCCGATCCTCACCGGCGAGGCCGGCGTCGGCAAAACCGCTGTCGTCGAGGGCTTCGCCTTGCGCATCGTTGCCGGCGACGTACCGCCTGCGCTCAAGGATGTCGAGTTGCGCAGCCTGGATGTCGGCCTGCTGCAAGCCGGCGCCAGCATGAAGGGTGAGTTCGAGCAGCGTCTGCGCCAGGTCATCGAGGACGTCCAGGCCTCGCCCAAGCCCATCATCCTTTTCATCGACGAAGCCCACACCCTGGTCGGTGCCGGTGGCGCTGCCGGGACCGGCGATGCCGCCAACCTGCTCAAGCCGGCACTGGCCCGTGGCAGCCTGCGCACCGTGGCCGCGACCACCTGGGCCGAGTACAAGAAACACATCGAGAAGGACCCGGCACTGACCCGCCGCTTCCAGGTGGTGCAGGTCGATGAGCCGAGCGAGCCAAAGGCGCTGCTGATGATGCGCGGCGTGGCCTCGACCATGGAGAAGCACCATCAGGTGCAGATCCTCGACGAAGCGCTGGAAGCCGCGGTCAAGCTGTCGCACCGCTACATCCCTGCACGCCAACTACCGGACAAGTCGGTGAGCTTGCTCGATACCGCCTGCGCACGCGTGGCCATCAGCCTGCATGCAGTGCCGGCAGAGGTCGATGACAGCCGCCGGCGTATCGAGGCGCTGGAAGTCGAGCTGCAGATCATCGCCCGCGAAGCCGCCATTGGCGTCGCCACCGAGCAACGCCAGACACAGGCCGACACGCTGTTGACCGAAGAGCGTCAGCGCCTGCTCGAGCTGGAAGGCCGCTGGGCCGAAGAAAAGACCCTGGTCGACGAACTGCTGGCCACCCGCGCCCAGTTGCGTGAGCAGGTCGGGGTGGTCGATCAGGAGGTCGATGCCCAAGGCAGCCATGAGCTGCGCGAGCGACTCGTCGACTTGCAGCAGCGCCTGAGCGCCCTGCAAGGCGAAAGCCCGCTGATCCTCCCGACCGTCGACTACCAGGCCGTGGCCTCTGTGGTTGCCGACTGGACCGGCATTCCGGTGGGGCGCATGGCACGCAACGAGATCGAGACGGTGCTCAACCTCGACAGTCACTTGGGCAAGCGCATCATCGGCCAGGACCACGCCCTGAAGATGATCGCCAAGCGTATCCAGACCTCCCGCGCCGGCCTCGACAACCCCAACAAACCCATTGGCGTGTTCATGCTTGCCGGCACCTCGGGTGTGGGCAAGACCGAGACCGCCCTGGCGCTGGCCGAGGCCATGTATGGCGGCGAGCAGAACCTGATCACCATCAACATGAGCGAGTTCCAAGAAGCGCACACCGTCTCCACCCTCAAGGGCGCACCGCCCGGCTATGTCGGCTACGGCGAAGGTGGCGTGCTGACCGAGGCCGTGCGCCGTCGCCCCTACAGCGTGGTGCTGCTCGACGAGGTGGAAAAGGCCCACCCTGACGTACACGAGATCTTCTTTCAGGTGTTCGACAAGGGCGTGATGGAAGATGGCGAGGGGCGCCAGATCGATTTTCGCAACACCCTGATCCTGCTCACCACCAATGCCGGCACCGAGCTGATCGCCGACATCTGCAAGGACCCGCAGACCTTGCCCGAACCGGATGCGGTCGCCACCTTGCTGCGCAAGCCGCTGCTGGAAATCTTCCCGCCCGCGCTGCTCGGTCGCCTGGTGACCATCCCCTACTACCCGCTCAGCGACGCCATGCTGAAGGCCATCACCCGCCTGCAACTGGAGCGCATCCGCAAGCGCGTGGAGGCTACGCACAAGGTCGGCTTCGCCTACGACGACGCGGTGGTGGACCTGATCGTCTCGCGCTGCACCGAGACCGAGAGCGGCGGGCGGATGATCGATGCGATCCTGACCAACGGCCTGCTGCCGGACATGAGCCGCGAGTTCCTCACCCGTCTGCTCGAAGGCAAGCCGCTGGCCAGCGTCAGCATCGGCGCGCGCGATAACGAACTGCACTATGACTTCAGCGCGGCCTGA
- the tssG gene encoding type VI secretion system baseplate subunit TssG — MESQARTQADPVNILEAMQAEPWEFDFFQALRRLEAEHPELPRFGHAQRLADEPVRLGQRLDCSFAPATLASVTQDGEGPARLEQFFFGLGGPNGPLPLHLTEYMRERQRNHADHTSKRFLDIFHHRLLSLFYRAWAEARPTVSHDRPGDDYWAARLAALSGRGQPELQDQGPLPHTAKLHYSGHLAAQTRYPDGLASILASYFGVPVRIEEYVGQWLELPERSRLGVHANRLGMDLCLGRYVWDRQHKFRLCLGPLTLEQYHALLPGGQAFIELAAWVAEYQGHELDWDLNLILAREHVPALELDAGRRLGFDTWLGRPQHDANDLKLARYYAAQPVKPSCTRSQEHG, encoded by the coding sequence ATGGAAAGCCAAGCCCGGACGCAGGCCGACCCTGTGAACATACTCGAGGCCATGCAGGCCGAACCCTGGGAGTTCGACTTCTTCCAGGCGCTGCGTCGCCTCGAGGCCGAGCACCCCGAGCTGCCTCGCTTCGGTCACGCCCAGCGCCTGGCCGATGAGCCGGTGCGCCTGGGCCAGCGCCTGGATTGCAGCTTCGCCCCGGCCACCCTGGCCTCGGTAACGCAAGACGGCGAAGGGCCGGCGCGCCTGGAACAGTTCTTCTTCGGCCTCGGCGGCCCCAACGGACCGCTGCCGTTGCACCTGACCGAGTACATGCGCGAACGCCAGCGCAACCACGCCGACCACACCAGCAAGCGCTTCCTCGACATCTTCCATCACCGCCTGCTGAGCCTGTTCTACCGTGCCTGGGCCGAAGCGCGGCCAACCGTCAGCCACGACCGCCCCGGCGATGACTACTGGGCCGCGCGTCTGGCGGCCCTGAGCGGGCGCGGCCAGCCCGAACTGCAGGACCAGGGTCCGCTGCCGCATACCGCCAAGCTGCACTACTCCGGCCACCTCGCCGCACAGACGCGCTATCCGGACGGGCTGGCCAGCATCCTGGCGAGCTATTTCGGCGTGCCAGTGCGCATCGAGGAGTACGTCGGCCAATGGCTGGAACTGCCCGAGCGCAGCCGCCTCGGCGTGCACGCCAACCGCCTGGGCATGGACCTGTGCCTGGGCCGCTACGTCTGGGATCGCCAGCACAAGTTCCGCCTGTGCCTCGGCCCGCTGACGCTGGAGCAATACCACGCGCTGCTGCCGGGCGGGCAGGCGTTCATCGAACTGGCGGCCTGGGTCGCCGAGTACCAGGGCCACGAACTGGACTGGGACCTGAACCTCATTCTCGCGCGCGAGCACGTGCCCGCGCTGGAACTCGATGCCGGCAGGCGCCTGGGTTTCGACACCTGGCTCGGCCGTCCACAACACGATGCCAACGACCTCAAGCTCGCTCGCTACTACGCCGCGCAGCCGGTCAAACCGTCTTGCACAAGGAGTCAGGAACATGGGTGA
- a CDS encoding Hcp family type VI secretion system effector, producing MAVDIFIKIGDIKGESADKTHKEEIDVLNWSWGMSQSGNMHMGGGGGAGKVNIQDLSITKYVDKSSPNLMAHCSSGKHIDKVKLTVRKAGGESQVEYLIINLEEVIISSLSTGGSGSDDRLTENVTLNFAKVTVDYQPQKADGTKDGGAIKYGWNVRQNVKI from the coding sequence ATGGCTGTAGATATTTTCATCAAGATCGGCGACATCAAGGGCGAGTCCGCAGACAAGACCCACAAGGAAGAAATCGACGTGCTGAACTGGAGCTGGGGCATGTCCCAGTCCGGCAACATGCACATGGGCGGAGGCGGCGGTGCCGGCAAGGTCAACATCCAGGACCTGTCGATCACCAAGTACGTCGACAAGTCCAGCCCCAACCTGATGGCCCACTGCTCCAGCGGCAAGCACATCGACAAGGTCAAGCTGACCGTGCGCAAGGCCGGTGGCGAGAGCCAGGTCGAGTACCTGATCATCAACCTCGAAGAAGTGATCATCAGCTCGCTGAGCACCGGCGGCTCGGGCAGCGATGACCGCCTGACCGAAAACGTCACCCTGAACTTCGCCAAGGTCACCGTGGACTACCAGCCACAGAAAGCCGACGGTACCAAGGATGGCGGCGCCATCAAGTACGGCTGGAACGTGCGTCAGAACGTCAAGATCTGA